Genomic DNA from Alkalihalobacterium alkalinitrilicum:
CTCGGTAGATACAATGATCTTTATTCAGAGGATGTAAATAAACCTGCTCTTCCATATATTGTGGTTGTTATTGATGAGTTAGCCGATTTAATGATGGTTTCGCCACAAGATGTTGAAGAAGCAATTTGTCGAATTGCTCAAAAGGCTCGGGCATGTGGCATTCATCTCTTACTCGCGACGCAGCGTCCTTCAGTAGATGTCATTACAGGATTACTTAAAGCGAACATACCAACTCGTATTGCATTTTCCGTTTCATCTCAAGTTGATTCGCGAACGATCATCGATATGAATGGGGCAGAACGATTACTCGGAAAAGGGGACATGCTTTTCCATGAAAACGGCACAGCAAAACCAGTTCGGGTACAAGGTACATTTGTATCAGATGAAGAGATTGAAAGAGTCATAGAATTTGTGAAAAAACAAAGAGAACCTCAATATTTAATTGATAATGAACACTTAACAAAAGGACAAGATATAGAGGGACAAGATGATGAATTATTTGAAGAGGCTTGTTATTTTGTGATTGAACAAGATGGGGCTTCAGCTTCAAGCTTACAAAGACGGTTTCGAGTTGGATACAATCGAGCTGCAAGATTGATTGATATGATGGAGGCAAAAGGAATTGTCTCTGAAGCCATGGGAAGTAAGCCGCGCCACATCCTTATGTCAGTTAGTGAATTCGAAGAGAACATTCTTTCTACTTCAAAAGAGTAAATCTTGTTTTCTTACAAAAGGTTCTATATATTATAAGAAAGTAACTACGGTCCCTGTACGGATGAGAATCTGCAATCATGGGTAGTTTAACTACAAATGAAAGTTACAGGAATAGATTTAAGGAGATTTAGGCATGAAAGAAATCGCACTTAAGTTGCAAGGAAAAATCAAAAGATTAACGAACAAAACATTTAAATTCGATGAGCGAGTAAGAGAAGGCTGGTTTTCGGCGGTATATTTCTTAAAAACTCGTGAAATTGTGGAAAAACATAAGCCAAATAACACAGTAACCATGCAATTTTTTCAAAAAACGAATGCGATTCTTTGTGGAACAGATGAAGTCATTGCATTAATTAAAACATTTGCAAAAGATCCAGACAGTCTTGAAATTTATTCTTTAAAAGATGGCGATAAAATTAAGCCATTTGAAACTGTAATGAGGATTACAGGTCCATATCAAAATTTTGGGTATTTAGAGGGGATTATTGACGGTATTTTTTCACGCAGAACATCGGTCGCAACGAATGTTTATAATGTCGTCAAGTCAGCGAGAAAATCAGGTCACCAAAAGCCAGTCATTTTCATGGGTGATCGTGATGATCACTTCACTCAGCAATCGGGTGATGGTTATGCCGCTTTTATTGGTGGATCAATCGCACAAGCAACACATGCTATGAATGAATGGTGGGGTAAGAAAGGGATGGGTACGATGCCTCATGCTCTTATTCAGTTGTTCGAAGGGGATGTTGTTGCTGCGACACATGCTTATAAAGAGACGTTTCCCGAAGATGAATTAATGGCACTCGTTGATTATAATAATGACGTAGTGACAGACGCATTGAAAGTGGCTAGAGAATTTGGGGAAGAATTAAAAGGGGTTCGTGTTGACACATCCCGTACGATGGTCGATCAGTATTTTTGTCGTAATCCTGAGGTCATGGGTTCGTTTGATCCACGTGGAGCTAACCCAGAGCTTCTATTTGCTCTTCGAAAGGCATTAGATGATGAAGGGTATACTCATGTTAAAATTATTGCTACAGGTGGGTTTACAGCCGAACGAATTGCGGAATACGAAGATCTAAGTGTACCTGTTGATATTTATGGCGTCGGTAGTAGCTTATTGAAAATTAATATTGGCTTTACCGGTGATAACGTAATGTTGAATGGAAAAAGTGAAGCAAAAGCGGGTAGAAGGTATAGAGAAAATTCTCGTCTAGAGCGAGTTGAGTAGCTTTGTTTCATCCAGAACATTTGTTTTTCGGAGCTGATCGAGGGACTTCCGCTTTTCTTGTCTAGCTTCAGGCCCTAGCCCCTCGAGGTCAAATAACCCGCCAGATAAAAGTCAAAAAGCGGACTTTTACCTGCCAGAACATTTGCTTGTCGGGGCTGAACGAGGGACTTCTGCTTTTCTACTGACCTGTCGAGTGACAGGTCTTTTCTTAAAGGGTGGGCATATAATGACTGGTGAGTGAAAAATACGGTATTAGACCTATTTTCATGTTTCCATTCATTT
This window encodes:
- a CDS encoding nicotinate phosphoribosyltransferase is translated as MKEIALKLQGKIKRLTNKTFKFDERVREGWFSAVYFLKTREIVEKHKPNNTVTMQFFQKTNAILCGTDEVIALIKTFAKDPDSLEIYSLKDGDKIKPFETVMRITGPYQNFGYLEGIIDGIFSRRTSVATNVYNVVKSARKSGHQKPVIFMGDRDDHFTQQSGDGYAAFIGGSIAQATHAMNEWWGKKGMGTMPHALIQLFEGDVVAATHAYKETFPEDELMALVDYNNDVVTDALKVAREFGEELKGVRVDTSRTMVDQYFCRNPEVMGSFDPRGANPELLFALRKALDDEGYTHVKIIATGGFTAERIAEYEDLSVPVDIYGVGSSLLKINIGFTGDNVMLNGKSEAKAGRRYRENSRLERVE